One window of the Pyxicephalus adspersus chromosome 5, UCB_Pads_2.0, whole genome shotgun sequence genome contains the following:
- the MYC gene encoding myc proto-oncogene protein, whose protein sequence is MPLNSNFQSRNYDLDYDSIQPFFYFDEDENFYQQQYNRLQPPAPSEDIWKKFELLPTPPRSPSRSSSISSLFPSTDQLELVTEFLGGDMVNQSFICDPDDEAFVKSIIIQDCMWSGFSAAAKLEKVVSEKLASLQASRKENSASQPQNQQQPIPQKLNSCQGNLSPIGSNRTSSGYLHDPSSDCIDPSVVFPYPVNDSISRSSSQCLDQDLLDTPPISSNSSSSESEEEQEDDDDDEEEEEEEEEEEIDVVTVEKRNPASKKSESSSHHSRHHHSPLVLKRCHVPIHQHNYAAPPTTKMDYPSSKRAKLDSNARVLKQISNNRKCSSPRSSDSEENDKRRTHNVLERQRRNELKLSFFALRDQIPEVANNEKAPKVVILKKATEYVLSMQEEEQRLVRETEQLKLKREQLKQKLKHLKSL, encoded by the exons ATGCCTCTCAACTCCAACTTCCAGAGCAGGAACTACGACTTGGATTATGACTCCATACAGCCCTTCTTCTACTTTGATGAAGATGAGAACTTCTACCAGCAGCAGTACAACCGGCTGCAGCCCCCGGCTCCCAGCGAGGACATCTGGAAGAAGTTTGAGCTCCTGCCTACCCCACCTCGTTCCCCAAGCCGTAGTTCTAGCATCTCCAGCCTCTTTCCTTCCACTGACCAGCTGGAGTTGGTCACAGAGTTCCTGGGAGGGGATATGGTGAACCAAAGCTTCATCTGCGACCCAGATGACGAGGCGTTCGTCAAGTCCATTATTATCCAGGACTGTATGTGGAGTGGCTTCTCTGCGGCAGCCAAGCTGGAGAAAGTGGTGTCGGAAAAGTTGGCGTCTCTCCAAGCTTCTAGGAAGGAGAACTCTGCTTCCCAACCCCAAAACCAACAGCAGCCGATCCCACAGAAGCTTAACTCCTGCCAAGGCAACCTCAGTCCCATTGGGTCCAACAGGACCAGCAGTGGATACCTCCATGACCCAAGCTCCGATTGCATAGACCCATCTGTTGTCTTTCCATATCCTGTAAATGACAGCATTTCTAGGAGCAGTTCTCAGTGCTTAGATCAAGACTTATTGGATACTCCACCtatcagcagcaacagcagcagttCTGAGTCTG aagaggaacaggaggatgatgatgatgatgaggaggaagaagaagaagaggaggaggaggagatcgATGTGGTGACCGTAGAGAAGCGCAACCCAGCATCGAAGAAAAGCGAATCCTCTTCCCACCACTCCAGACATCACCACAGTCCTCTAGTTTTAAAGAGGTGTCACGTGCCCATTCACCAACACAACTACGCCGCACCTCCTACAACCAAAATGGACTACCCTTCATCAAAGCGAGCAAAGCTTGACAGCAACGCCAGAGTCCTCAAACAAATCAGCAACAATCGCAAGTGTTCGAGCCCTCGGTCGTCTGACAGTGAGGAAAATGACAAAAGGCGGACACATAATGTATTGGAACGCCAAAGGCGCAACGAACTTAAATTGAGCTTTTTTGCTCTTAGAGACCAGATCCCTGAGGTAGCAAATAATGAAAAGGCACCTAAAGTAGTTATCTTAAAAAAGGCAACAGAATATGTACTTTCCATGCAAGAAGAGGAGCAAAGGCTTGTTCGGGAAACAGAACAGTTAAAACTCAAAAGAGAACAATTAAAACAGAAGCTCAAACACCTCAAGAGCTTGTGA